A genomic window from Candidatus Glassbacteria bacterium includes:
- a CDS encoding sigma-70 family RNA polymerase sigma factor gives MGSDPGSESRQDDMRLVERALGGDQGAFRELYELYNQKIYRLVGSMVGQVEDVHDIVQEAFVRVFRSLKSFKAQSSFYTWLYRIAINVTTDYRRKQARRRQRLTERPLEEVDQGASQITAPASENPENELYRRELASLVDKALGTLSDEHRRVLVLREINGLSYQEIAEVTETTIGTVMSRIHYGRGKLAETLRKWDAIELGNR, from the coding sequence GTGGGCAGCGATCCCGGCAGCGAAAGCCGGCAGGACGACATGCGGCTGGTCGAACGCGCGCTGGGTGGTGACCAGGGCGCTTTCCGCGAGCTGTACGAGCTGTATAACCAGAAGATTTACCGGCTGGTGGGCTCGATGGTCGGCCAGGTGGAGGACGTCCACGATATCGTGCAGGAGGCCTTTGTCCGGGTTTTCCGCTCGCTGAAAAGCTTCAAGGCTCAGAGTTCTTTCTACACCTGGCTCTACCGGATCGCAATCAACGTCACCACCGATTACCGCCGCAAACAGGCCCGTCGCAGGCAGCGGCTCACCGAGCGGCCGCTTGAGGAAGTCGACCAGGGGGCCTCACAGATCACGGCCCCGGCGAGCGAAAATCCAGAGAACGAGCTCTACCGCCGGGAGCTAGCCTCGCTGGTGGACAAAGCGCTCGGCACTCTCAGCGACGAGCACCGTCGGGTGCTGGTTCTGCGGGAAATCAACGGGCTGAGTTACCAGGAAATCGCCGAGGTGACCGAAACCACGATCGGCACGGTGATGAGCCGGATCCATTACGGGCGCGGGAAACTGGCCGAGACGCTCCGCAAGTGGGACGCGATCGAACTCGGTAATAGATGA